One part of the Eucalyptus grandis isolate ANBG69807.140 chromosome 10, ASM1654582v1, whole genome shotgun sequence genome encodes these proteins:
- the LOC104422578 gene encoding paired amphipathic helix protein Sin3-like 2 isoform X3: MENGGGVVGGGSASQKLTTNDALTYLKEVKDMFQDQREKYDTFLEVMKDFKAQRTDTTGVIARVKELFKGHNKLILGFNTFLPKGFEISPDEDETPIKKNVEFEEAISFVNKIKKRFQNDEHVYKSFLDILNKYRKEHKDINEVYSEVENLFGDHQDLLEEFTKFLPDNSATASTHNFPYARNSFQRQHERSSATPTLRQMQIDKQRARRDRIINAHAEHDINVDRPDLDDDKAMIKVQKDQRKRFEKDNRDRRNREVDDRESEHDTSRDFNSQRFPDKRKSARKVENYGMTSCEDRDALKSMYNQGFIFCEKVKERLCSSDDYQAFLKCLHMYSSDIIRKNDLQNLVRDLLGKHPDLMEEFNGFLERCENIDGFLAGIVSKRSLSADGHMSWTAKAEDKDKEHKRENDGAKDKERCKDKYMFKSIQELDLSNCQRCTPSYRLLPDDYPIPSVSQRSELGAQVLNDHWVSVTSGSEDYSFKHMRRNQYEESLFRCEDDRFELDMLLESVSSTAKRAEEVWNNINENINNLETPIPIENYFTALNLRCIERLYGDHGLDVMDILRKNPAVALPVMLIRLKQKQEEWTRCRSDFNKIWAEIYAKNHYKSLDHRSFYFKQQDSKNLSTKSLVAEIKELKEKKQKEDDVLLAIAAGSRQTIVPHLEFEYSDVKVLEDLYKLVRYSCEEVCSSKEQFNKVMRLWATFVEPMLGFSSRTPSSDGAEILGNAMCNITKCSASSRRGSDETSDADAAKANLLQSKLRNNVDENASSGLAGVSKAALLDRDASAKENNSLVSERADRDDVVSDTPHLSEKEPKDVDLSETVAASNVQVTANAQTRGCTPPLVSENSHERINVEAISGSCSSALPSHPKDTASKDHESKGIQDSVPLSEGNAVAKMSVHGILQDSVKISWNQVGTVEPSKFEKEEGELSPNEEFEEENLEVYAANSLTETRRHIDRQEGRSGNLNHVAGQDGGDNDADADDEDSENVSETGGDVSGSDSAGDACSHEEPEEEEDLERDEADGKSESEGEAEGAADAHSVGGDSNPLPLSERFLSSVKPLSKHVTTPLLNGGGKDSRLFYGNDNFYVLFRLHQILYERILSAKTSSLCAEMKRRTLKDSCSSDPYARFMSVLYKLLDGTLENAKFEDACRDIIGNHSYILFTLDKLIYKLVKQLQTVASEDMDNKLLQLYEYEKSRKQLIDAVYYENTRIFLHEENIYRLEFSSSPSRMSIQLMDSISEKPEVFAISIDPNFADYLYNDFLSVFPGKKKLHDTFLLRNKRKYVSPDESSALCMVMEGARIINGLECKIACNSSKISYVLDTEDLFFRPRWKKRRASSNTGFASSSHNLAKIQKFNRFLSSS, from the exons ATGGAGAATGGAGGTGGGGTTGTTGGTGGAGGTAGCGCATCACAGAAACTAACGACAAATGACGCGTTGACGTACCTCAAGGAAGTGAAGGATATGTTTCAAGATCAAAGGGAAAAGTACGACACGTTCCTCGAGGTTATGAAAGATTTCAAGGCTCAAAG GACTGACACTACAGGAGTCATAGCAAGAGTAAAGGAATTATTTAAAGGGCATAACAAATTAATTCTGGGATTCAATACTTTCTTGCCAAAGGGATTTGAAATATCCCCCGACGAGGATGAAACaccaataaaaaagaatgtGGAATTTGAAGAAGCCATCTCTTTTGTTAATAAGATCAAG AAACGCTTCCAAAATGATGAGcatgtctataagtcatttttGGACATCCTCAATAAGTACCGGAAGGAGCACAAGGACATTAATGAGGTCTATAGTGAG GTTGAAAACCTTTTTGGCGACCATCAAGACTTACTTGAGGAATTCACCAAATTCTTGCCTGATAATTCAGCAACGGCCTCCACACACAACTTTCCTTATGCCAGGAATTCATTTCAGCGTCAACATGAACGTAGCTCTGCTACACCGACATTGCGGCAAATGCAAATTGATAAG CAACGAGCGCGGCGAGATAGGATTATCAATGCTCATGCTGAGCATGATATAAATGTAGATCGTCCTGATTTAGACGATGATAAAGCAATGATCAAGGTACAGAAGGATCAAAGAAAGCGTTTTGAGAAGGATAACAGGGACAGGAGGAACCGTGAAGTGGATGATAGAGAATCTGAGCATGACACTAGTAGGGATTTCAACTCACAGCGCTTTCCCGACAAAAGAAAATCTGCAAGGAAGGTTGAAAACTATGGAATGACTTCTTGTGAAGACAGGGATGCTCTAAAGA GCATGTATAACCAAggattcattttctgtgaaaaaGTCAAGGAGAGATTGTGCAGCTCAGATGATTATCAGGCCTTCTTGAAGTGCCTTCATATGTACAGCAGTGATATTATAAGGAAAAATGACTTACAAAATTTG GTGAGAGATCTGCTTGGAAAGCATCCTGACCTCATGGAAGAATTCAATGGCTTTTTGGAGCGCTGTGAGAATATTG ATGGCTTTCTTGCTGGTATTGTGAGTAAAA GGTCGCTCTCTGCTGATGGGCACATGTCCTGGACAGCAAAGGCTGAGGATAAAGATAAGGAACATAAGCGCGAGAATGATGGAGCCAAAGATAAGGAAAGATGCAAAGACAAGTATATGTTCAAATCCATTCAAGAGCTGGACTTGTCTAACTGTCAACGCTGTACCCCAAGTTACCGGCTTCTGCCAGATGAT TATCCAATTCCTTCAGTCAGCCAGAGGTCAGAGCTTGGTGCTCAAGTGCTCAATGATCATTGGGTGTCTGTGACATCAGGTAGTGAGGATTACTCTTTCAAACACATGCGCAGGAATCAGTATGAAGAAAGTTTATTCAGATGTGAAGATGACAG ATTTGAGCTGGACATGCTGTTAGAATCAGTGAGCTCCACTGCGAAAAGGGCAGAGGAAGTCTGGAACAACATCAACGAGAATATTAACAACTTGGAGACTCCTATTCCAATTGAAAATTACTTCACTG CTCTCAATCTACGATGCATTGAGCGTCTGTATGGCGACCACGGTCTGGATGTAATGGACATCCTCCGAAAAAATCCTGCTGTTGCGTTGCCTGTCATGTTGATTCGCCTGAAGCAGAAACAGGAAGAATGGACAAGGTGTCGTTCAGATTTTAACAAGATTTGGGCTGAAATTTATGCTAAAAACCACTACAAATCGCTTGATCATCGCAGCTTCTATTTCAAGCAGCAGGATTCAAAGAACCTAAGTACAAAAT CTTTGGTGGCTGAGATCAAagaattgaaagaaaagaagcaaaaagaggaTGATGTTCTCCTTGCCATTGCTGCTGGAAGTAGACAAACTATTGTCCCACATTTGGAGTTTGAATACTCTGACGTAAAAGTTCTTGAAGATTTGTATAAACTTGTCCGATATTCATGCGAAGAGGTTTGCTCCTCCAAAGAGCAGTTTAATAAAGTAATGCGACTTTGGGCTACCTTTGTGGAGCCAATGCTGGGATTTTCTTCTAGAACTCCTAGCTCTGATGGTGCTGAAATTCTTGGAAATGCAATGTGCAATATTACCAAATGTAGTGCATCAAGCAGAAGAGGAAGTGATGAAACCTCTGATGCTGATGCTGCCAAAGCTAATTTGCTGCAGTCAAAATTGAGGAACAACGTGGATGAGAATGCCTCATCAGGACTAGCAGGTGTCAGCAAGGCCGCTTTGCTTGACAGAGATGCTTCTGCTAAAGAAAACAATTCTTTAGTTTCAGAACGTGCAGATAGAGATGATGTAGTGAGCGATACTCCTCATCTTTCTGAGAAGGAACCAAAGGATGTGGATCTGTCCGAGACAGTTGCTGCTTCCAATGTTCAAGTTACCGCCAATGCACAAACACGTGGGTGCACCCCGCCACTTGTTTCAGAGAACAGTCATGAGAGAATCAATGTGGAGGCGATATCAG GTTCCTGCTCCAGTGCTCTTCCATCCCATCCTAAGGATACTGCCAGCAAAGACCATGAATCCAAAGGTATTCAGGACTCTGTACCATTATCGGAG GGCAATGCTGTTGCAAAAATGAGTGTTCATGGAATACTTCAAGATAGTGTGAAAATCAGCTGGAATCAAGTAGGTACTGTTGAACCAtccaaatttgaaaaagaagagggtGAGTTATCACCAAATGAGGAATTTGAGGAGGAGAACCTTGAGGTGTATGCAGCGAACTCTCTAACCGAGACAAGACGTCATATTGACAGACAAGAGGGTCGATCAGGTAACCTCAACCATGTAGCTGGCCAGGATGGTGGAGACAATGATGCAGATGCTGATGATGAAGACAGTGAAAATGTTTCTGAAACTGGTGGAGATGTCTCAGGCAGTGATTCTGCCGGAGATGCATGCTCCCATGAAGAGcctgaagaggaggaggatttAGAGCGTGATGAAGCTGATGGTAAGTCTGAGAGTGAAGGTGAGGCTGAGGGGGCTGCTGATGCACACTCTGTTGGAGGAGATAGCAACCCATTGCCCCTTTCAGAACGCTTCCTTTCCTCAGTGAAGCCCCTTTCAAAGCATGTAACAACTCCTCTGCTTAATGGAGGGGGGAAAGATTCCCGGCTATTCTATGGAAATGACAATTTCTACGTGCTTTTCAGACTTCATCAA ATTCTCTATGAAAGAATTTTATCTGCAAAAACAAGCTCGCTATGTGCTGAAATGAAGCGAAGAACTTTGAAGGATTCATGTTCTTCAGATCCTTATGCCAG ATTCATGTCTGTCCTATACAAATTGCTTGATGGTactcttgaaaatgcaaaatttgAAGATGCATGCAGAGATATCATTGGAAATCATTCATACATTCTATTTACGTTGGACAAATTGATATACAAGTTGGTCAAGCAG CTTCAAACTGTAGCTAGTGAGGATATGGACAACAAGCTCCTTCAATTGTACGAATATGAAAAATCTCGGAAACAGCTAATTGATGCCGTGTATTATGAGAACACGCGTATCTTTCTCCATGAGGAAAACATATATCGGTTGGAATTT TCATCCTCTCCATCTCGTATGTCCATCCAGCTGATGGACAGTATAAGCGAAAAGCCTGAGGTTTTTGCAATTTCAATAGACCCTAACTTTGCTGATTATCTGTACAATGACTTCCTTTCAGTTTTTCCTGGCAAAAAGAAGCTGCATGACACATTTTTGCTAAG AAACAAACGGAAATATGTGAGTCCGGATGAAAGTTCTGCTTTGTGTATGGTCATGGAAGGTGCTAGAATCATCAATGGTTTGGAATGCAAGATAGCTTGCAACTCATCGAAG ATCTCATACGTTCTAGATACAGAGGATCTCTTCTTTCGCCcaagatggaaaaaaagaagagcttcATCAAATACAGGATTCGCATCTTCATCTCACAATCTGGCGAAAATACAGAAGTTTAACAGATTCTTGTCTTCGTCATAG